In the genome of Deltaproteobacteria bacterium, the window GTGCCCACGAACTGCGCCAGGGGCGTCACCATGATGGGGTAACCGTACTCCTCGCGCACGCGCCCGGCTTCCTCCAGGGTCTCTTCGATCCGGTCGCCCATGCCCACCGTCGCTAGCTGGTAACGCAGGTTGGAGATCATGCCGCCGGGCACCTGGTGCAGGTACTGCGCGTGGTCGTACTCCCGCGGCGCGCCGAAGGGAAAATTCTCCTGGCGGGCCACCCGGGTGAAGTGCTCCTCCACGGGCTTGACGGCTTCCAGGTTCACCATCGGAGTCAACCCCATGGCCTGGGCGTTGGCCGCGACGTTGAAGATGGAGGGTTGGGCGGAGCCGTTGGCCAAGGGCGGTACGGACGTGTGCAGCGTCCTGACCCCCAGCTTCAGGGCTTCGACGTAGTTCAGCGGCGCAAGGCCGTTGTTGCAGTGGGCGTGGAACTCGAGCGGGATGTCGCCGACGTTGGCCATGACCAACTGGAGCATCTCGCGGGTGCGGTCCGGCGTGAGCAGCCCGCCGACGTCCTTGAAGCAGATGCGGTAGGGCCGCAGCGCCGCCAGCTCCCGGACCTTGCGCTCGTAGTACTCGTTGGTGTGCTTGGGAGAGACCGAGTAGATGACGTTGGCCACCACCTCCATGCCCATCTTTCCCAGGGTCTCTATCTCCTTGGCGAGCACGGTGTAGTCGTTCCACGGGTTGGACGAGCGCGTGAGGGTGATGCCGTGGGCAATGACCCGCTCCAGCACGAGCCTGATCACGCACGGGGGAATGGCCTCGAACCCGGAGCCGAGGCCGCCATGGTAGCGCAGCCGGGTCCTGGAAAACTCCTTGACTCCCAGCCGCACCCAGTCCCAAGGATTCTCCTTCAGCTCGCGCACCTGCTTGATGATGCTGGCGAAGCCAAAGAACTCCATGGACTCGAAGCCGCAGCGGTCCATCTGCCGGGCGGCGCCCAACATGTGGCCGATGCGCATGCGCAGCGCCCACAGGCTCAAATGGCCGTCCCTGAGGGTGGTGTCGATGAATCGGATTTCGTTCATGTCGGTCCGCTCGTGATTGCCGCTCGCCCAGCCTCTTCTTCGCCAACGCGGCTCCATAGTACCGAAGGCCGTCCGACAAAACCAGTTTGCGCGGGTATTGCACCCATGATCCGGTCGCACGGCGAGACCCGATCTGATACCATGGCGCCTCTTTTTTGGGTGCGCAACGAAAATCCCGCGGAGCGCGGGAAAGGAGATCCCGATGGCGGACAAGGTGACCCTGGAGGTCTTCTCGGACTTCGTCTGACCGTGGTGCTATCTCAGTACCGGGCGTATTGAGAAACTCAGAAACAACTACGATCTCGACGTCGTCTACACCCAGTTTCCGTTGCATCCCGAAACCCCAGCCGAGGGCAAGCCGCGCAACATGAGCGGACCCAGCCGGGTGGATGCCATGCTCGCGCGCGAGGGCCTGCCGTTCACGGAACGGAAGTTCAGCTACAACAGCCGGCTGGCGCAGGAAATGGCGAAATGGGCCAAGCGCGAGGGTCGGGAAGACGCCTTCAACGATGCGGTGTTCCGCGCCTACTTCGTCGACGCGGTGAACATCGGGGAACCGGATGTCCTGCTCGGACTGGCGGAAGAGGCGGGACTGCCGGCGGAAGAAGCGCGCCGGATCTTGTCCGGCCGTCCCTTCGAGCAGGAAGTCAACGACGACTGGCAGCGCTGTTATTCCCTGGGCGTACGCGCGGTACCCACCTACCTCGCGGAGGGCCTGGCCATCGTCGGCGCGGAGCCGTACGACAGGCTGGAGCAACTGGTCACCGAAGCGGGCGCCAACCGCTTGGCGGAGCCCGTGAACGACTGATCACCGGGCGCTCCGGCAATGTGCACATCGGGGTCGGACCTTGGAAAGACGGCCGCAACTCAATGGTTTTGTTAAATAAGTCTCCTTCTCGGACGACCCATGTCATCCGGCATTCCAGCAGTCGATTTCGGACCGTTCCTCGGCGGTGACGCGGCAACGCGTCGCCAAGTCGCGGAAGAGATCCGCGCGGCCTGCGGCGAGTACGGCTTTCTCAACGTCGCCAACCTGCCGCTGCCCGCCGGGCTGATCCAGCGCGTCTCCGCCAAGGCCAAGGAGTTCTTCGCCTTGCCCGCAGAGATCAAGGAAGCCATCGGCCGGTCCGACCTGGACGTCATCTCGGGCTACGTCGGCGTCGCGGTGGAACACCTCGATACGCAACAACCGGGGGACCTCAAGGAATCCTTCAGCCTGAACCAGGCCAGCCTGGCGCTCCTGGACCGCTGGCACATTCCGGTGGCCGGTTTCCGCGAGACGGTGCTGGAGCTCCACGAGGCCGCCGCCCGCGCGTGCGCGACACTGGTTCGCGCCATGGCGCTCTCCCTGGGCGCACCCGAGGACTTCTTCGAGGACAAGCACGCGCCCCATGCCAGCACCGCGCGTTTCTTCCACTACCCGCCGCTGACGCACCCGCCTGGAGACGGGCAACTGCGCGCGGGGAGCCACACGGACTACGGCACCGTCACGCTGGTCTTCCAGGACGAAGTGGAAGGCCTGGAGGCGCTGGTGGACGGCCGGTGGGTGACCGTCCCGGTGGTGCCCGACACCGTCACGGTCAACGTGGCGGACCTGCTGTCGCGCTGGAGCAACGGCATCTACCGTTCGGTGAAGCATCGGGTGGCCTTGCCGAGCGCCAACGCGGAACGCTCCCGGTACTCCAACGTCTTCTTCTACAACCCCAACAGCGCGGCGACCGTCCGGTGCCTCGACTCCTGCTGCGACGCCGACCGGCCCCCGCGGTATCCGCCCATCGCGGCCGGGGAGTTTCTCAGGCAGCGGCGCGCCGCGCAGTATCAGTAAGGTGCCAGGTTGCGCTCCAGAAACCCGAGCAGCACCGGTGCCACCGTGACGTTGGGCTCCTGATCGACGCGACGGCGGTCGGGCTCGTCCGGCAGGTAGGTGAACCATGAGTGGCCGGCGCCCGGAACGAACAGGGTCTCGACCTCAGCCCCTGCGGCGCGTAACACTGCGATGAAGCGGTCGGACTGGTTGTGGTGGACGATCGGGTCCTGCTCGCCGTGGATGATGAGGTAGGGGACGCCGGGCGGCACTCCCTGTGCCTCGACTCCCTGAAGGGGCGAGAACCGGCGGTAGTCTGCCGGAGCCTCGGCGGGCGTGCGGCCCATGAGCTTGCCCACCGGGTCGTCCTTGCGCTTCTGGGTCACCTCCCACCAGTCGAGGAGGTCGTAGATGCCGTAGACTCCCACCACGGCGCGCAGGTGCGGTCTGACCCAATCCTCCAGGGCCAGCAGCGCCGCCATGTGTCCGCCCGCGGAGTCGCCCACGAACCCCAGCCGCGTGGGGTCCACGCGCAGCCCGGGCGCCTCTTCCAGGAGCCACCGCAGCGCCAGCCGGATGTCCTCATGGACGCCCGGCCACGACGGCGAGACGTTCTTCGACAGCCGGTAGTCCACCGCTACCAGGGCATAGCCGCGGGCCGCCAGCCACGGCCCCCAGTCCTGGTACTGACGGTGGCTGCCGTGGGCCCAAGCGCCGCCGTGAAAGCACAAGAGCGCCGGATGCGGGCCCGGACCGGCGGGCAGGTACACGTCGTTGCAAAGCGCGCCGTCCGGGCCGCCCCCGTACGGAACGTCGAGCCGTATCTCCACCTGTGTGCTCATCGCTCGTACCCTCGAAGCCGGCGGGAAAGACCGGCCTATCCGGCCACCAGAAAACGGCGAACGGCTTGCGCACAAGCCTCCGGCGCTTCCTCGGCTATGAAGTGGCCGCAGTCCAACGCAGCCTCGGACACATCATCGGCCCATCGTTCCAAACCGGGCGAAGCGGTTTCGGCCGGCGGGGCGAGCCGCGCACCACCAGGACCGGGCATCCGAGCTTTTTTCCCACCTGCCGGTCGTGCCGGTCGTGCTCGAAGTCGATCGTCGCGCCCGCCCGGTAGTCCTCCACCATGGCCTGCCGCACGCTGGGTTTCCGGAACGCCGCCTTGTACGCTTCGACCGCCGCCGGGTCCAACACGCCCGGCCGCCCGGCCCACCGATCCAGCAGGTGCATGATGAAGAAGTCCGGATCCGCGCCGATCATTCGTTCCGGCAAGGGCGCCGGTTGCGCCAGAAAGGACCAATGGTATCTCCGAATGGAGACGTCCATGTCCGTGGCCTCCCAGGAGTCCAGCGTCGGGACGGTGTCCAGGCTCACGAAATGGCTGACCCGCTCCGGAGAATCGAGCGCAAGCCGGTAACCGACCCTGGCACCGCGGTCATGCGAGACGACGCCGAACCTGCCATGCCCAAGCTCCGACATGACGTGAACCATGTCCTTGGCCATCTCGCGTTTTGAGTAGTTGACGTGGTCAGGATCGGGCCCGGGTCCTCGGCTCGCTCCGTAACCGCGGAGATCGGGGACAACCAACGTGAACTCATCCATCAGCAGCGGCGCCAGCCGGTGCCATTGAACGTGACTTTGGGGGAATCCATGCAACAGCAGGAGGGGATGGCCCCGACCGCCGGCGCGGCAATGGATCGTGGCATTCTCGCAGCCGATATCGTGTGTCGCGAATCCCTCGAACATCGTCGTCCTCGCAACTGTCCGTTGCCAGAAAGGGACTGAGAATGCAAAACCCTCCATGCTGAACGCCGTCCGCGGGTACGCGGGGCCCTCCGCCGGCGAACTCAGCGGGAAGGGTCCCCGAACCGTTTCTTTTCCGCTATATAGAAGGCTCTCCGTCCGGGCACCACGCCCGACAAGCGACAACCACAAAAGGCAGATCAGCTCCCATGAACAAACATTCCGCTGTACTCATCCCCGGGGATGGCATCGGTCCCGAAATCACGGCCGCCGTCCGCCGCATCATGGATGCGGCCGGCGCGCCCATCGAATGGGTCGAGCGCAAGGCCGGCGTCGCCGCGCTGGAAGACGGGCCGGACGTGCTGCCCGAGTCGACCACAGAAGCCATCGAGCATCATGGGGTCGCGCTCAAGGGACCGTGCACCACGCCTGTGGGCGAGGGTTTCACCTCGGTCAACGTGCAACTGCGGCAACGCCTCAACCTCTACGCCGCCGTGCGCCCGGTGCGCTCGCTGGCGGGCGCCAAGACCCGGTTCGACGACGTGGACCTCATCATCGTGCGCGAGAACACCGAGGGACTCTACAGCGGCGTCGAGAACCAGGTCACCGACGACGTGGTGATGAGCATGAAGGTGGCGACCAAGAGCGCCAGCCTGCGCATCGCCCACTGGGCGTTCCGCTTCGCCACCCGGCGCCAGCGCCGCAAGATCACCGTCTTCCACAAGGCCAACATCATGAAGGTCACGGACGGCTTGTTCCTGCAG includes:
- a CDS encoding DsbA family oxidoreductase, which codes for MADKVTLEVFSDFVUPWCYLSTGRIEKLRNNYDLDVVYTQFPLHPETPAEGKPRNMSGPSRVDAMLAREGLPFTERKFSYNSRLAQEMAKWAKREGREDAFNDAVFRAYFVDAVNIGEPDVLLGLAEEAGLPAEEARRILSGRPFEQEVNDDWQRCYSLGVRAVPTYLAEGLAIVGAEPYDRLEQLVTEAGANRLAEPVND
- a CDS encoding isopenicillin N synthase family oxygenase — protein: MSSGIPAVDFGPFLGGDAATRRQVAEEIRAACGEYGFLNVANLPLPAGLIQRVSAKAKEFFALPAEIKEAIGRSDLDVISGYVGVAVEHLDTQQPGDLKESFSLNQASLALLDRWHIPVAGFRETVLELHEAAARACATLVRAMALSLGAPEDFFEDKHAPHASTARFFHYPPLTHPPGDGQLRAGSHTDYGTVTLVFQDEVEGLEALVDGRWVTVPVVPDTVTVNVADLLSRWSNGIYRSVKHRVALPSANAERSRYSNVFFYNPNSAATVRCLDSCCDADRPPRYPPIAAGEFLRQRRAAQYQ
- a CDS encoding alpha/beta hydrolase, which gives rise to MSTQVEIRLDVPYGGGPDGALCNDVYLPAGPGPHPALLCFHGGAWAHGSHRQYQDWGPWLAARGYALVAVDYRLSKNVSPSWPGVHEDIRLALRWLLEEAPGLRVDPTRLGFVGDSAGGHMAALLALEDWVRPHLRAVVGVYGIYDLLDWWEVTQKRKDDPVGKLMGRTPAEAPADYRRFSPLQGVEAQGVPPGVPYLIIHGEQDPIVHHNQSDRFIAVLRAAGAEVETLFVPGAGHSWFTYLPDEPDRRRVDQEPNVTVAPVLLGFLERNLAPY
- a CDS encoding alpha/beta hydrolase; this translates as MFEGFATHDIGCENATIHCRAGGRGHPLLLLHGFPQSHVQWHRLAPLLMDEFTLVVPDLRGYGASRGPGPDPDHVNYSKREMAKDMVHVMSELGHGRFGVVSHDRGARVGYRLALDSPERVSHFVSLDTVPTLDSWEATDMDVSIRRYHWSFLAQPAPLPERMIGADPDFFIMHLLDRWAGRPGVLDPAAVEAYKAAFRKPSVRQAMVEDYRAGATIDFEHDRHDRQVGKKLGCPVLVVRGSPRRPKPLRPVWNDGPMMCPRLRWTAATS
- a CDS encoding isocitrate/isopropylmalate family dehydrogenase, whose product is MNKHSAVLIPGDGIGPEITAAVRRIMDAAGAPIEWVERKAGVAALEDGPDVLPESTTEAIEHHGVALKGPCTTPVGEGFTSVNVQLRQRLNLYAAVRPVRSLAGAKTRFDDVDLIIVRENTEGLYSGVENQVTDDVVMSMKVATKSASLRIAHWAFRFATRRQRRKITVFHKANIMKVTDGLFLQCARRIHQHEYPNIEYEENIIDAGCMKLVQDPGRFDVLLLENLYGDVISDLCAGLVGGLGVVPGANFGDDRAVFEAVHGSAPDIAGTGVANPLAMLMSAVMMLNHLADTREDKGCRRAAERIKAAYDLALDEDCKTRDLGGDLGTEAFANAVIERLAD